In Mauremys reevesii isolate NIE-2019 linkage group 13, ASM1616193v1, whole genome shotgun sequence, the sequence GCCAGAGACCTCCTTAGCCAactcttttaggactcttgggtgcaagttatccaaGCCTGCTGATCTAAAAATATTTATCACTATTAGATAATGTTTAGCATCATCCTTCATTACTAAAGGACTGGAAAGTAGTTCAGCATCCTCACAAAAACATTATCCAACTTCTTTCCAAattcagaacagaaatatttgctAGGATTTCTTCCGATTTCTTCTACACATCATACTTTTTAATTTATATTGATTGTGCTTACTTCCCCTTTTTACATTTGTTATATGCTGCATTTTTTCTATTGCTGCATTCAATTCACCACTCAACCATAATGGGCTTTTAGCTAAGGTTATCTTCTTTCTTTTGAGACATAATGCTTTACTGATTGATTTAACGTAAGTTTCAGAAACCTCATATTTTACATCTATAAAGGAATGATCTGTTTATTGCAGAAAAAATGATCTCCACTGAGAAGTTAGGAACAAATTGTAGCGAAGAACTAGAATTAAATTTCTGATCCCCTAGTTGAATTGTTAGAAATCTGACTGCTTTGGAAATTGAAGCTATGCAGTTTGTCAATACACAAGCCAACAACTGCTTATTTAAGGAAGTatcacagtggaacagctgaaCATGAGCCATTCTGGAAAAAACACTAGTTTCACTTTTCATTCTTACTCACGGTCCGTAATCGTTCACATATCTGAATGTACTCACTCAGTCTTCAGACTTCACTATGTCCTTTGGGCCGGGGACAATCTCATCAGAGGTGAAAATGGCAATTGGCAGAAACTTCATTGAAATATGGAAAAAACATTTTAGTCTTATATCAACGTCGGTATACTCACTTGTTTTGGTAGTGCTTGAAAAGATACTGGAATGTGAGTTTAAATGCCCAGAAGAGCTGCATTTGAGATGTCCGTACGCCATTTTACATTTCATTATGCCAGCTGTGACTTTTTTTATATTAGGCATAATTTTCCAGGCAGCACGTCTACATCCTTCTCAAAGAGAAAACGAATTCTACTACTCTTACAACAAATGTGGAAAGGGCAATAGTGACTCTACAGATAAGCACGAGTTTAGTAGCTGCTGGTGCATTTTCTTAAAGGCTTCTTTTCCTGCTGTCTTGTGGATAGTGATCCTTCTTCTGGATGGAAGATATGTTGACTGCTTGAGTGAGAACATCACAGGGTATCAGATTTCCCAGGTAAGATTCACCTCCCTTGAGAGATGAAATAATGTTGCTTTCATTCAGCCAGTTTCTTGAGTTGCTCCAGAATTTAGCCACTTGTGTTTTATATTATGCAGGAAAAAtagtttctattaaaaaaattagaggAAGCCAGGATGTGCCACCAGGTACTACACCATGTGAGCCTAGGTTTCATTATTTCTTCAGctttctttctattaaaaaaattagaggAAGCCAGGATGTGCCACCAGGTACTACACCATGTGAGCCTAGGTTTCATTATTTCTTCAGCTTTCTAAAGGGATGCCCCTCCTTGATTGTAGAACTCAGGCAAAGAATAAACAATATACATACGATTACTCATTACAAAAAAACATGTCTGAGAGGTGGAAGCTAGACAGTGAGTGCAATTATCTGGATTCGTTTCACTGGGGTCACAAAATGAATGGAATTCTTTTACACTAGTTTCTTTTCCTGTATGGATGGGAAATGTCTCGATAACTAAAGGGAAGTTAGTGGTTTTTCATTTCCTGGGGCAATCCCATATGTTTGAGTCCTTGAAGTAATGTAGGTCCAGATGCTCAAAGAGACATGGTggatgaggtaatgtcttttatttgatcaacttctgttggtgagagagacaagctttcaagtttacactgagctcttcttcagatctgtgtagcccgaaagcttgtctctttcattagcagaacttggtccaataaaagatattcccccacccaccttttctctctaatatcctggaaccaacgcAGCTAAACAACTCTGTAAAGAGATTGTTAAATGTATTCAGgcacctttgaggagctgggtgGGTCCTCTTTGTCACCTCCTGTTTGCATATTCCAGGGGAGTTAAAATGCCTTTTTTACAGTCTGAATTTCTCTGTCTTCTATTTCTGGCCTTTGGATTTTGTTAGGCTTTtgcctgctagattgaagagcccattctgaaatatttgttccccaggttggTATTTACAAGTGTGATCAAGTCACTCAATCTTCTCTTTGATCAGCTAAATAGAGTGAGCTCTTGGaatctctcactataaggcatgttttccaatccct encodes:
- the LOC120380202 gene encoding uncharacterized protein LOC120380202; the protein is MSFGPGTISSEVKMAIGRNFIEIWKKHFSLISTSVYSLVLVVLEKILECEFKCPEELHLRCPYAILHFIMPAVTFFILGIIFQAARLHPSQRENEFYYSYNKCGKGNSDSTDKHEFSSCWCIFLKASFPAVLWIVILLLDGRYVDCLSENITGYQISQISGLVIMALVVNIGLVCKFCYKKGYRQKITVDEAEIKNLLEQRAREYILKQKEEAIWQRINDECLADPENFLESINEETVSGIIARVCNISREGSGDKGGMASTSPPVTSSQLPRETSRLLPEGTSSPPSEEIPENSSCPRV